taggggtcggcctaggaaaggttggtgggagggggtaaaggaggttttgtgtgcgagggggcttggacttccagcaggcatgcgtgagcgtgtttgataggagtgaatggagacaaatggtttttaatacttgacgtgctgttcgagtgtgagcaaagtaacatttatgaaggggttcagggaaaccggcaggccggacttgagtcctggagatgggaagtacagtgcctgcactctgaaggaggggtgttaatgttgcagtttaaaaactgtagtgtaaagcacccttctggcaagacagtgacggagtgaatgatggtgaaagtttttctttttcgggccaccctgccctggtgggaatcggccagtgtgataataaataaatatatatatatatatatatatatatatatatatatatatatatatatatatgtatatatatatatatatatatatatatatatatatatatatatatatatatatacatatacattagtATGTATAAAGTTTGCTTTAAAATTATTTATACGTTCATTATGGAGTATAATTTATATGTGACTCCTCCCCCACTGCTACTCCTAACATGCTCGCCACTACACTGACGTAAGGTGAATTCTCTGTTTACATATCAGCTGGAGGGGAGGGGCGGCTCTACCCACGTGCACGTTCAAGCCTCCAccagctggctgcctgccccacccaccacccacatcaccgtcACCCGCACACCCACGCCCACGGGCAAGGCCGTCACTCTCAGATGGACCAGCAGGTGAAGAGTTCACACAATGCTAAAATAATTGGTAGCACAGTTTGTGTCCTTAAAgacaaaatatttttaatttgttttatgtgctttatatatcaattatatataaattttattgaTGGTATTGCAAGTAATTTTGTGTTCGATTTTAACACAAGATTTGTTTTATATAGATTGAAAATAATGAACTTTTACTGTGATCTAATGgtctctttaatgttaatgtaaataactcagtttaccttattcctgGTATATCTCCTTCTATTGTTAATGCTTTTCAAACTGGCTTACTTCAGCTGTTTTagcttttaaggtttaaatagtAAGAAtgacaaggatcccagtggaaataaatcactttgtctgactttctttgggttatcctgggtaatctacacatatgctgttatgtatgattatTTATGTGACTGTATTTATGCGTACctatacctgaatgaacttatgCAGAGAAGAAAACCGTTTTCTAGACCATATATGTACAGCCTTTATGCTTCCTTGTCATTGGGCACAAGTGTCATCAGATTTAGACGAAAGTGAAAATACCATTACCATTTACGTTGGAAATGATGCTGGGTTCTTAGGTAAGCACCTGTTACGGAGAGTGGCACTCCTCCCAGAAAAGAGGCTCCACTTCTAGGCTGAAACTGCTCAGgccacaccacacagacacacacacacacacacacacacacacacacacacacacacacacacacacacacacacacacacgtgtcaagGTGACTCAGCGTCAGGGAGGAGAATGAGATGTAGTAAGTTGTACGACTCACtccccatgggttcaaacccccacctgttccatggttagtgtgttgttattgtagtgtctGAATCTTTGACTTGTTCAGATTCATCTGCTTGCTCGTAGATGAGAGCGGAGATAAACAAGTATACATAATCAGCGGGTTTTCATACAACTATGGAGTCTGAATTTGAGGCAAGAATTTGTAAGAAATTATGTAATGAAGAATCCTAATTATGTAATGAAGAATCCTAATTATGTAATGAAGAATCCTAATTATATAATGAAGAATCCTAATCGTACTTACGTTGTTTTCAGCTTAGCGAGTTACACTGTGCTCATTAAGCATATTTTTATGTATGATATTAGCCTAGTTCTCCTAGCTAGAGTTATAGCTTGAAACAACTTAAGCTTGTGCTGAAAAGTTGACACAGAGTTTTCAAGACTCACGAAacagtaataacacgattgtaaacaaatcataTAATGGGTGGAACCTGCGAGTTTTATGATTTTcctgccatgggttcgagtctCACCTGTTCTGTGGCATAGTTTTCTACAtgtgaaaataactggtttcgtCAACTGCTGAAAAAAGAACAAAACAAACCCTTGGCTTTTGTTTTATTATGCCTAGTGCATCCCTCGGCAAACAAAAAACTATCATGCGATACAGACTCAGGTGATTCAAGCTGATGATCTGAAATAGATTTTTTACATAAAACACTGAGGGACGACTTTCTTGCTGTAACAGTCTTGtgagctttcagctcacaagactgtcattcccattatcccCCTTTGGGcggagatggcagaccagagaggcctagcttctccctacgagaagctaggcctggggacagttggtccctaagatgaggaggtacttgtgcctcctcccatgggagacttaggtctcagacactccctagagagggagccaaggccgggccaccacttggaaaaggcccgggccgggagaataccggcgaatctttaataactataataaaaaaatatgagagTAACTTAATAGTTGAATGCTTCATTAACTTATTGCCTGGATGGTAAAGAGATCAGAATCAGTTATTAATGATTTTCCTGTAAATACTGTAAATTAAATAGAGGTATTTATAAAAATACTTTTCTTATAACTGATATGTggctatataaatataaataataataataataataataataataataataataataataataataatattaataataataataataataataataataataataataacaataataataaattctctgggaggaggagggtagaaggaggggtaATGGTCGCCCCAGGAACTGTTGAAGGAGCAAGAACCTTCCTTTCTAGTTACTAGCatgaaaagtttgaagccgatcggaccAAATATTCTAAAAAACAATAAATTTTTCTCTTTGTTGGGATAATTAATAATCGACACGCCAATTTTAATTGTTTTTatagtactatatatatatatatatatatatatatatatatatatatatatatatatatatatatatatatatatatatatatatatatatatatatatatatatatatatatatatatatatatatatatatatatatatatatatatatatatatatgtcgtgccgaataggcagaacttgcgattttggcttaaatagcaacactcatcttgccatataagacaagttaaaatttgtgtatgcaataatttagccaaaatcattcagaacctgacgaaaaatatatattccactgtgtttgtttagtattaaattattgtaaacgtatcttaaatatatttagttgggttaggcgaaaataagttgttcttgttataataaggttaggtaagttttctaagattcttttcgtgcaaaattataaatctttacattatcattaatgaaaaaaatatatctttaaacgtataagagaaaattttagaaaagacttaattttaaatgagttcttgctaattgaccagttttacatattcggcacgacatatatatatatatatatatatatatatatatatatatatatatatatatatatatatatatatatatatatatatatatatattgtataggaacatttagagagggtgtggtaggtaagtttggggtgccaggtgtaaatgataacgggagccctttgattaaactttgtatagaaaggggtttagttataagaaatacatattttaagaaaaagaggataaataagtatacaagatatgatgttgggcgtaatgacagtagtttgttggactttgtattggtagataaaggaCTGTTGATTAGactttcaggatgtacatgtttatagaggagccacagatatatcagatcactttttagttgtagctacagtgagagtaaaaggtagatgagttacaaggaaaatagaagcagcaagtaagagagaggtggaggTGTAAAAActtaaagaggaggcagttagggtaagatataaacaactattggaggatagatgggctagtgagagtatacgtaatggggtcgaagatttatggggtaggtttaattAAGAatttagtgttagagtgttcagcagaagtttgtggttacaggaaagtgggtgcgggagggaagaagagcgattggtggaatgatgatgtaaagagagtagtaagtgagaaaaagttagcatatgagaggtttttacaaagtacaagcgatgcaaggagggaggagtatatggaaagaaaaagagaggttaagagagtggtgcagcagtgtaaaacgagagcaaatgagacagtgggtgagatgttatcaacaaattttgttgaaaataagaaaaagttttggagtgagattaataagttgaggaagcctaggcaACAAATGGagttgacagttaaaaatagggagaggagagttattaaatggagagctagaggtatcggaagatggagggaatattttgaggaattgttaaatgttgatgaagatagggaagctgtgatttagtgtatagggcaaggaggaataatatcttgtaagggtgaggaagagccagttgtaagtgtggggaaagtttgtgaggcagtggggagaatgaaagggggttaAGCAGCttggattgatgagataaagatagaaatgttaaaagcaggtggggatatagttttggagtggttggtgctattatttaattaatgtatggaagagggtaaggtacctagggactggcagagagcatgcatagttcttttgtataaaggcaaaggggataagagAGAGTGcaagaattataggggaataggtctattgagtatacctggtaaagtgtatggtagagttattattgaaagaattaagagtaagatggagagtaggatagcagatgaacaaggaggctttaggaaaggtaggggttgtGTAGATCAAGCGTTTACTGTGAAacgtataggtgaacagtatttaaataagggtaaagaggttttagtggcatttatagttctggaaaaggcatatgacagggtggataagggggcaatgtggcacatgttgcaggtgtatggtataggaggtaggttactgaaagcagtgaatagtttttacgaggacagtgaggctcaggttagagtatttaggagagagggagattatttcccagtaaaagtaggccttatacaaggatgtgtgatgtgacCGTCgttgttcattatatttatagatgggattgtaagtgaagtgaatgctagggtcttgccatgaagtgtggagttaaaagataaagaatcaaacataaagtgggagttgtcacagttgttctttggtgatgacactgtgcttttgggagactgTGAAGAGAAGTtttagaggttggtggatgaatttggtagggtatgtaaaagaacgaaattaaaagtgaatataggaaagagtaaggttatgaggataacaaaaagattagatgacgaaagactgaatatcagatttgacggagagagtatggaggaggtgaatgtattcagatatttagtagtggacgtatcagcagatgagtctatgaaggattaggtgaattatagaattaatgaagggaaataggtgagtggtgcacttaggagtctgtggagacaaagaactttgtccatggaagcaaagaagggaatgtttgagagtatagttgtaccaacactcttgcatgagtgtgaagcatgggtgattaatgttgcaacgaggagaaggttggaggcagtggagatgtcgtgtctgagggcaatgtgtggtgtgaatataatgcagagaattcgtagtttggaaattaggaggtgtgggattaccaaaactattatccagagggctgaggaggggctgttgaggtggttcggacatatagagaaaatggaacaaaatagaatgacttggagagtgtataaatctgtagtggagagaaggtgGTGTAGGGGTCAggctaggaagggttggagggagggggtaaaggaggttttgcgtgcgaggggcttcgacttccagcaagcgtgcgtgagcatatttgataggagtgaatggagacaaatggtttttaatgcttgacgtgctgttggagtgtgagcaaagtcacatttatgtagggattcagggaaaccggcaggccggacttgagtcctggagatgggaagtacagtgtctacactctgaaggaggggtgttaatgttgcatttttataactgtagtgtaaagcacccttctggcaagacagtgatggagtgaatgatgatgaaagtttttctttttcgggccaccctgccttggtgggaatcggccgatgtgttaataaataaataaaaaaaatatgatgcTGTGCTCAGTACATTTTTGAACCATTTCTGTATGTAGCTTTACATGTATACATTGATATACATATGTTAATGATCTTAATGGTCTTGCTTGCAGGGGTGGCAGCAGTGGGTACTGCCTCGCTGTCAGCCAAGGCCGCCCATTCCCGTCCTTGTGTGCCGCTCGAGCGGCCAACCCGCCCACTCGATACCACGGCCCACACCGCCAACGTCGGAGGTCTCTAGTGGCGCTGGGCTGCACGGAGCGCCCATGGTTTACTCTCCCTCACCCGCCCCGCCGCCCATTGCATGTAGTAGTATGGGCGGAGGGCGGTGCCGGCCCACCCCTTGGAAGAGGATTCATCCCTGCCACCCCTAAGAGGACAGTTCCCAGGCTAAAGTTTGGGTCCGTGCTGAAGCTGGTGCCATCAGCCAACGGCAAGGTTAAAGCCAGCTTCCGCGCGCGGAAGGGCAAGCATCTCCTGCACGTAATGGCTGTGGCATGCGGTGCCAAACTCCGGCTACGGGTGGAGTCACAGAGTGGGGATAGAGTTGCTAGTGCTGTGGGAGGAATGGGAGCCTTGCACCTGGTGGTCAGAAGACCAAAACCCGAGGCTCTTATTCTCACCCTGAAGACCTATCCACCCGGGGCGACAAATAAAGTCCTCTTGGCGGCCGCCCACGCCGCCCGCGACCTGCCTCTGCCACGCCTACCTCGTAACACACGAGTGCGGGTGGCGCGGGTATCCTGCTCCTCCGCGACCTTCAAGTGGTCAGCGGCCCCAGGATCTCTAACCTACTGTCTCCTCCTCCAGGAGGATACGAGCGGGAAGGAGTGGCGCTCTCGGCCGCCACTACAGTGCGGGTGGGCGGCGGCCCTGCGGCGAGTGGATCATTATGCGGCCTGGTGGTGCGGTCCTCCCACGCCCGCGAGCCGCCAGCGGCACACGCTAACTAACCTCACGGCTTCAACGGCGTATATCGCCACGGTGGTGGTGCGCCACCCCGCTACGGGACATACACTATCATTTACCCCCGCACACGTTACTACACACGCGTGTCACGCTTAGCACCACCGCCTTCACTATaaacactaccatcctcactatcatcacactcTAAACAACACGACCGCCATCACAACAAAATCCACAACcgccaccgcctccaccacctccaccacctccaccacctccaccatcactatctccaccatcaccatcaccaccaccaccaccaccatcataaccatcatcaccaccaccaccaccaccactgtcaccaccaccactaccaccaccaccattaccaccaccaccagcaccaccaccaccaccatcataaccatcatcaccaccaccaccaccacagtcaccaccaccaccaccaccaccaccaccaccactgcgagACAACAAAGACAGGGATCAATTAACCTATAATTCGACAATACACAGAGACAGCTCTGGGAAGGAATAGTCTTGTTAGTATATCTTTCTCTAAATCATATTATCTAATACAGTATTTTTATAGCACAGTGGAATATGCAAAATAATCATGACTACCTTAATTGTGATGATAACTCATTAAAATAATATATGGAGGAGGATTTACAGAGAAACAAATCGCAAAGAACTGCAGATCTCTATGAGTGACTTTGTAATGTGTGTAAAAAGGTGTCACAGTGTAAACAGTGTTGAAATTTgtcaagttgataagacacatgtgcaacagttaggtatctttattccgaaacgttttgcttacactgtaggcttcttcagtcgagtacggaAATGTTAACACGAGCAGTGGtggtcaggtggtcagtccctctgagagactgaccacctcaaaactacgtctttaaGGGTGGACTGTttgcatcgtcttcacatctctactgctcccgctaACATTTccgtacttgactgaagaagcctactgtgtaggcgaaacgtttcggaatgaagatacctaactgctgcacatgtgtcttacttaacgcTGAAATGTAAAACTTTGCCAACTGCGTTGAGATGTGTCGCTGCAGAATGATGTAATGTATGACTTTGTGAAGGGTGTCAGAACGTGTCACTctctggagtcgatatgtttCACTTCATTAACAATGTTGTGTTAGTTTAAAATGTCGAAATTATAGATATGTGAATTTACAGCACCTTTTTCctctcttgattttttttttttaattgtatctgattttttttcattttttttaaatgagaTTTCGATAGTTTATCAGCATATCCAGACACGATAACTTTACGTAAATAAACGCTGACGGCTTCAGTTTACACTAATTAAACTTCGTAATTAATAGCATTCGTCGCCTCGTATAATTTTATTTCAGTTCTCAAGCTATTGTTGCAAGGGAGTTAGTTGCTCGGTTTTAGTGTAAGATGACTGACCAGAGGCAAAGACACAATAAGCAACAAGCCGCTTCTTCCTGCGTTGGACCGCGTTCGTTGACCTGTATTCACTGGATTCACTGGCCCGTGGTCACTGGCCCGCGGTCACTGGCCCGTGGTCACTGCCCCGTGGGCCTGTGGTCACTGGCCCGCGGTCACTGGCCCGCGGTCACTGGCCCGCGGTCACTGGCCCGTGTTCGCTTGCCTGTTTTCATTAGTTCATGTTTGCTGGTCTATGTTCACTGGTCCGTGTTAGTTGGTCTGTGTTTTCTGGCCTGTTATCGGTGGTCCGTGTTAGCTGGTCTATGTGCGCTGGGTTATAGATATTATGGATAAGCCAGCGATCCCTGTGTTCGCACGGAGTCTTCCAGTTGCTACACTGATATGTCCATTCCATTCCTCTGATGATGTAACTAAACAGAAATATATATGAAACTTGTTTCTTGTACTGCATATTGAACTACATATGCGCaatctccccctcacacacacaggggccaggagctgtgactctacccctgcacccataaataggtgagtacacacacacacatgccagaaGGCACAACAGTCGATACATTAGTGTTAACTGATGTGAAATTGACGATTAGAATAAAAACCATAGAAGACAAGGAAAAGTTACAACCAGACCTAAACAAACTAGGATTGGTGAAACAAGTGGCTGTTGGAATTCAACTTCAGTACAAGTAAGATTATAACACTTGAGAAGTGAGATGAGCATAAGCTGAGCGCAGTCTCAGGTGACAGGGAATGCTAATGTCTCAGAGATactataagatatatatatatatatatatatatatatatatatatatatatatatatatttatatatatatatatatatatatatatatatatatatatatatatatatatatatatatatagatatatatatatatatatatatatatatatatatatgtatatcgtgccgaatagtgccgaataggcacagcaacgctcttcttgccggataaggcaagcgaaaatttgtgtattcaataatttcgcaaaaaatcattctgaatctaacgaaaaaatatatttaattgtgtctgtttattattaaattattgtaaacttatctaaaatatatttagttggattaggctaaatcaaattgcatttttataataaggttagctaTGTTCTCTagggtgcttttggtacaaaattattaatttttacatttaaataaatgaaaaaaatatatctttaaacgtataagagaaaattttagaaagaacttaattctaagtgagttcttgctaattgacaagttttatctattcggcacgacatatatatatatatatatatatatatatatatatatatatatatatatatatatatatatatatatatatatatatatatatatatatatatatatatatatatatatatatatatatatatatatatgcaataagatcacagtaaacaggtgatttcaaaatatgcaaaacaacctctctgaaagaatagagaaattccaagcgctttcgtgactactcacattatatatatatatatatatatatatatatatatatatatatatatatatatatatatatatatatattatatatatatatatataattatatatatatatcaatttttATGTATCGGTGCATATGTACTGAAAGGTGTAAATCCGTCAGTGAGCATTTAATTACATAGACAGTGACAGTCGAAATATTTTTAACTTATTCTTAACAAACCATGTCCTCATTGATCCgttgacattattattatcattattattattattattattattattattattattattattattattattattattattattattattattattattattattattattattaatagtagtagtagtagtagtagtagtagtagtagtagtagtagtagtagtagtagtagtagtagtagaggagtaatagtagtagcagtagtaattgtagtatatATTCTAATGTCAATCAGAGCAAGGACTGGTAGAGTAGTCAGACTACCAGAGTTCTACTCTGTTGACAAGTAGCTCATGTCTCACGAAAATCGCGATCAAGTGACTGCAGACAAATCACTCATTCATGTCACGAGCAGCGAGCAGACTTCCCCCACTTGTTCTTCTGCTTTTGGCAAATCTGCGTTATAAATCTCGTTGATTGTGGggctttcccccctccctcccccccccccaaaaaaaaacaaaaagatacgAAGCATGGAGCTAAGGTACGTGTTGATGCGTTGCATTGGCTATTCACAACCACTATTCATATGGTTAAACGAATTTCCTAAATTGATTCATTCAAACTCTTCAAATGGATTAGGAAAAGTAGGATCGGGAGCACACAGAGAACTGATTGAACCGTGATTACTTCTGCTGTGTAAATTTacgctgcgtgtgtgtgtgtgtgtgtgtgagagagagagagagagagagagagagagagagagagagagagagagagagagagagagagtgagagtgagatgaACTGCAATGGTATAGTTTAGAAATATTGCATTCATGTTTTTGTACGTTTTGTAGTTGGAGTCTAATATATATTAATTCAGTAAAAGAAAATCAAAATGATTTTACTTTTTTCATTAACCTGATGCCACTCACAGTAAAACTCGCAAAATTGCGAGAGCCTATCAGACATATGCACAGAAAAATCCTGGTACAAACATTAGTATCAGTGTTTGCGATGTGTCCAGTTGCAAATTTTTAACTGCCCGGGTCATCTTACAAATCATAAGTCCAGTACCAGGAAATTTTAATTAAATGTTAATCAGCTTTTGTTGTCTTAAAGGCAATTTTTTTTCCTTCATAGTTTCGACTCATTTTGGAGCGTTTATCCAGTAGTTACTGAGAAGGAACAGATTATAAACCAGctgcttcactgtaaacatagATATTTTGACTCTATTGTTTTATTCTGAAGCCTCATGAAGCTGGTAAAAGGCTCCTGAACCAAGAAATTATAGGTACCCTACTTTTCCCTGGTCCATTCCTCATTACCTCCTATTTCACAGGCTCTTAATGACTCCTACGTGTTAACTGCTTCCCCATAAACACAATAAAAATATTCATGAGGTCCTTCAGGGTCTTCTGGACAAGTGTCACAGTAGCCACTATGTGCCTCCAGTATCCCTTGAAGTTGGACTCCCGCTTAAATTTCCGCAGGTGTTCTTGTTCACTCGAAACAATCTTTTTAAATTTTATATTGTGTTCCTCGCATTCTTCCctgtcattttttcttcttcgtgAGCAGATATCtatttaaattttaaatataattCACTCCTTGACTGACATTATTCTTCTAAAGTGACTGTTTAATAATTTGCGGCCCGTTCCTTGTTCTGGCAGCAATGTTATTTTTCAACAGCTCTACGTCCCTCATTGTTATTATGCCTGTGGTATATTTGTGACACATTTCGAGAGTTTACCTACCCATGCATgttgaaaatggcataaaataccgacaagttggatATCTGTATTGTTGAGACGTagcactgaagaagcctactgtgtaggcgaaacgtttcaacaataaagatacccaactgttacacgtgtcttaatcttcaacctaCTCACGAAACTCGGCCTGGGGAAAGGCTTTGCTATTGATTGCTTGTTCTGCCCGTTGGCCCGTGTACCTCACAGCCTGTTTGATCTGGAACTTGTTGGAGCTAAAGATTTAGTTTCCTCTCGAAGATTTCTATATTTGATACGGCAATATTTCTAATAGTCTTGGGCCACAGTGAATGTTAGTCTATAGATTTTGGACTAGGCAATCAAATATCTTCTATGTATATAATATCAGATATGCGAGTATCTCTTTTTTCTCGCTCCAGAGAGTACATCCAGGTACGAGTGCATTCTAGCACCTCATTAGATTAAAACGGGCAGTTAACGAGCTCTGTACTTTTTCCAGTTCGGATATttttcctgctttgaacggaTTAGTCAACACCAAACAATATTCTAAGCGAGAAATCACAAATGATTTGAATAATGTCATTATTGGCATTGTTTCTTTTGTTTTAAGGTTCCAATTAACCCCTGTGTTATTTTACTGGCCATCACAGCATTTGCCTTAGTGTGTTTTCTAAATGATAGGTCATCTGATATTATTATACTGGTTGCGTAATCGCAGTTGAATATTAAAAATATAGAATAAACTCTAATTCGATACACTTTCATAGCCAATTCGCCACTTGTAGTGAGTGGTGACAGGGACTGCCCACCATGGAATAGAAGACTGTCTTCCTGTGCTATAAATCCGGTGCTTCTcatgagttcttcattctttccatatctga
This genomic stretch from Cherax quadricarinatus isolate ZL_2023a chromosome 22, ASM3850222v1, whole genome shotgun sequence harbors:
- the LOC128689698 gene encoding protein NDNF, which encodes MATRVDPLVLILICPVFLSCISAEDVNTAHFYNNIPLPTTELYIHPYNFTAESSTPYPKTLSYILREKLLEEDRAYDLKVLANGHQVSIYLLQGDAKRLVFPFGVRGPLTITITPCDSPLFWRLSLRPHTLMSSASITTSYDTAVKLDSSIFNATEDPNRTQSPSEQNDGSLHSSVRNWFSELHDAASETSSPLSNKTVPLLGYSEPVSRSISKTNMGRKHKNSRGKTKKTNGSRRVRVDIGGASGSRKTGKKKEDETQEREMLLKEYEGHDTHQYKQRTAAPGLYVLQLEGRGGSTHVHVQASTSWLPAPPTTHITVTRTPTPTGKAVTLRWTSRGGSSGYCLAVSQGRPFPSLCAARAANPPTRYHGPHRQRRRSLVALGCTERPWFTLPHPPRRPLHVVVWAEGGAGPPLGRGFIPATPKRTVPRLKFGSVLKLVPSANGKVKASFRARKGKHLLHVMAVACGAKLRLRVESQSGDRVASAVGGMGALHLVVRRPKPEALILTLKTYPPGATNKVLLAAAHAARDLPLPRLPRNTRVRVARVSCSSATFKWSAAPGSLTYCLLLQEDTSGKEWRSRPPLQCGWAAALRRVDHYAAWWCGPPTPASRQRHTLTNLTASTAYIATVVVRHPATGHTLSFTPAHVTTHACHA